In the Clostridium cellulovorans 743B genome, ATTTTTCGCACAACATTGGTAATGAAAATTTAGTTAAGGTATAATTACATATACAAATTATAAACTATTTATAAAGAAAAAATAAATTATTATGTAGAATGTTGGTAATCGATTTCTGTTGAGAGTATAATCTAAATATGTCTTGCAAAATCAATGCAAAGTCTGGGGATAATGGATAATAAATCTCAACAGGAGAAATATATGAAGAAAAAGAATATAGTTTGGATAGGGTTATTTTTAATTATAGGTGTTCATATTACCAAAACCGTTTATATTAGCATAAAGTATAATATTGATCGTATACAAACAACTATGGTGCAAAATATAAAAACGTTTAGCAGTGAAAATTTATCAAACAAAGCTGTTAAAAAAATTCCTGCATATGAAGTAGAAAATACTACTGATTTGGAAAAGGATAAAGAAGTAGCTTTAGAGATTTTTGGTTTTTCAAAAGATTGTTATATCGATGAGCAAGAAGACAGAATAATCTTTAGTGATGGTAGTAAGAACTTGGATGTATATAAAAATACAGGAGGTTTCTATTATACAGATAATTCAGCGAGAAGTAGTTCTACGAATATAGATTTAAGCAAAGTTGATGTTAATAAAATATATGAGAAATGTGAACAGATACTAGAAACTCTTGATATTGAAGATGTATCAAGAGGTGATATTGTACCAGGTAGTACAAGCTATACTGGTAATAGTGATATTCCTACTATTACTCTAATAAGTGTAGGTTATGCTAGGCTTTTAGATAATAAAAAAGTAGGCGGATTTGGTTCAATTAGCTTCAGTTTTGATAGTGAAGGCAATATAGCTTCAGCGATGGTCAGTGTAAAAAGGTACAAGGAAGTAGGGAAGGTACCAGTAGTATCAGCTAAAGCAGCTTTAAATAGATTCAAGGATGGAGAAAATGGACATCTTAGTACCGATGATAGCAAGTCTACGGAAGCTATCATTAAAGAGGCAGAATTAGTGTACTGGATAGATGACTTTTATAAAGATAAAATAATATTAAAGCCTGTTTATTTAATGAAGGGTAAAACTTTAGATAGTGATAAAAAAGAAAATGCCGATGTGAGAATAATTACTAGCGCCGTTGGCTAGAAAATAGAAAAAATAAGAGGTGAACATTAAATGTCTATTGACTATACAAATAAAAAGATCACTGAATATAAAGATTTTGTAGCTATAGTAGAAGAAGTTGGATTTATGCCATTCTCGAAAAATTCTTTAGGCTTCATAAATCTTGATGATTTAACAGTTCCAGAGCAATGGCATACAAACTTGCCTTCAGACCCATGGCCTTGGCGTGTGGATATCGAAAGAGATGGCAAAGCCGCCTATGGAAAACTTTTTGGCAAAAAGCCAGGGTTTATTTCTCTTAAGTGGTATCCAACATTTTTAGCAGCAAGGAGAAAAGGCAGAAGTTTTCAAGAGGCGTATTCTGATGGTCTTATGAGTAACTACGCAAAACAAATATATAATTTGTTTGAAGAACATGAAATTTTGGCTGTCCATGAAATCAAAACATTGCTTGGAATTACGAAGGAGACAAACTCACAATATGAAGCTGCTATGTGTGAACTTCAAATGGGAATGTTTATAACAGTAAACGGAACAAAACAAAAAATAAACTCTAAGGGTGAACCATATGGCTGGCCTTCCACAGCCTATTCAACGGTGGAAACTTGGGTAGGACAAGAAATGATTGAAGATGCAGAGTCTATTATACCAGAGGATGCTATGGATGAAATTCTTGAAAAGATTTATGAATTCATTCCTGATGCTAAAAGAACAAAATTAAAAAGTTTCATAGGGTTTTAAATTCGAAATAGTGATATTATGAAAAGTAATAGTGCATATGTTGCACTTAAAAAGCGATATTGCTTTCATAAGTGATATATATTTAATGTAGAAATATTATTATAGCTTATATATTATAAAAAGTAGTATCATAAAAAGTAGTGGTATTATTAAAGGTAGTAACATCATTAAAAGCAGTACTATTATTGACGTAAGGAGCATCATTAATGGGAGAAAAGATAAAGTTAAACAAAAAAGTTGATTTATCTAGTAAAGAGGAGTATGAAAGATGCGTTAGTGAATTGATTAATCATGAAATGGTTGAATCAATGAAAGATTTCATACAACATGGAGATATAACCTGTTTAGATCATTGTCTTTCTGTGTCCTACTATAGTTACTTAGTTTGCAAGAAGTTTGGTTTTGATTATCATTCGGCAGCTAGAGGTGGATTGCTTCATGATTTTTTCTTGTATGATTGGCATGAAGAGAGGACTTATGATGGATTACATGGCTTTGAACATCCTAATATTGCGTTAAATAATGCAAATAAATACTTTAATTTAAATGAGATAGAGAAAGACATAATCAAGAAACATATGTGGCCGCTAACAGTGAAGTTTCCAAAGTATAAGGAAGCATATGTGGTATCTTTTGTAGATAAATACTGTGCAATTTTGGAGACGGTTAATGGAAGGAGGAAACGATGATAGATTTATTTTTAACTGAACCTAATGAAAAATATAAAAGAAGCTTTGAAAATTATATTTTAGCTTATAAAAAAATAAATGATGAAAATTATTTTAATAAATATAAAAGAGCCTTAGAAAATTTCTATGAGTATTTGAATTACTTAAAGGAGCATTCAGAGGGAAAAAATTTACCTCAGGGATATGTTGCTACTTCAACATTTTGGTTAATTGATAGAGAAGAAGTTGTTGGAGTTGTGAGAGTTAGACACCAAGAGGTAGATACTGCTGGTCATATAGGTTATGATATATCACCTGATTATAGGAATAAAGGATATGGGTTTCAAATTTTGAAGTTGGCACTGAAGAAGGCTGCAAAGATAGGAATTAAAGATGCAATTGTAACTTGTAATATAGAAAATATAGCTTCTAAAAAAATTATAGAAAAGAACAATGGAAAATTCTTAGAAACTATTTTTGATGAAGAGGAAGATGAGCATTTATATAAGTATAGTATTAATTTGACTAGTAGCTTATAACTTAATAAAGAAAAATAATAGAACCTCTGATTAACGGATAATAAGCTGTTAGTCAGAGGTTTATATTATATTCTGGGATAACTAAAAAATCCTTTTAGTAGTCTGAGGTGTTACCTAAAACTAATGCTTCAGACTTTTCGAGAAATTTTTGTATTTCTGTTGAGTCAAGAAATGGTTCTCCAATAAGACTATGCTTACGGTCACTAGGTTCATTTGTATGAAAATCTGAGCCAGCTGTATAATAGGAAAATTTTTCAGTGGCAACGCTTATAAAAGACCTTATCTGATAATCAGTGGAACGGCTATATTTTGCTTCTATTCCGTCAAATGGCATGTTCAAGAGCCAAGGTAGATTTTTTTCTGAGATACGAACAGGGTGGGCTAACACTACACTTGCCCCACAGGTTTTTAGAAGGAAAATTCCATCAACAGTAGATAAATGTTTATTGGCATGATGTTTTCTATAGCAATCTAGTATTCCTGTGACTTTATAAGCTTCACGGGCTTTTACTAACCTTAAAATTCTATGGAAATCGAGACTATTATATCTATCATCCTTGAAGTAGCCTAAGACATGAATGCTTTCATCATCAAATCTAGTTGATAATTCAATAGCAGGTATTACAGAAACCCCAAATTCTTTACCTGCTTCTGAGGCTTCATAAATTCCATCTATTGAATTGTGGTCAGAGATAGCAATAGTATCTATGCCTCGGCTTTTAGCGAACATTACTACTTGGCGAGGGTTAAGATAACCGTCCGAGGCTGTTGTGTGAATGTGAAAATCACCTCGGGTGAACATAGTATCAGCTCCTTTATCTTTCTTTAGTAATTTAAATGGCAGATATAAAAAAATAATCTTAGTATTAATATATTGTCTATAGAGATTTTTGTAGCATTATGATATATAAGATTTTTGTAGATTCTGGTTTTGGTATTCTTATAGCCTTCATGTTTTTTTCGATCTTTTTTAGGAGCTACGTTTATTGTTATTTTAGGCAAATGTGTACCAAAAAAGATTTATAACTTACATAGTTTCTTTATAAGAAAATTTAATTTATTAATAAACTCCTCAAAAATATAAAAATCAATATTCGACATATTTTGCTAAAGAGGATATTTTATCTGACGATATTAGATATAAACGTATTTGAAATATGCCATCTATAGAATAAAGAAATAAGCCAAAGATTACAAAGTGAGGAAAGAGAGATGAAAGACAA is a window encoding:
- a CDS encoding AlkZ-related protein, coding for MSIDYTNKKITEYKDFVAIVEEVGFMPFSKNSLGFINLDDLTVPEQWHTNLPSDPWPWRVDIERDGKAAYGKLFGKKPGFISLKWYPTFLAARRKGRSFQEAYSDGLMSNYAKQIYNLFEEHEILAVHEIKTLLGITKETNSQYEAAMCELQMGMFITVNGTKQKINSKGEPYGWPSTAYSTVETWVGQEMIEDAESIIPEDAMDEILEKIYEFIPDAKRTKLKSFIGF
- a CDS encoding HD family phosphohydrolase, producing the protein MGEKIKLNKKVDLSSKEEYERCVSELINHEMVESMKDFIQHGDITCLDHCLSVSYYSYLVCKKFGFDYHSAARGGLLHDFFLYDWHEERTYDGLHGFEHPNIALNNANKYFNLNEIEKDIIKKHMWPLTVKFPKYKEAYVVSFVDKYCAILETVNGRRKR
- a CDS encoding GNAT family N-acetyltransferase produces the protein MIDLFLTEPNEKYKRSFENYILAYKKINDENYFNKYKRALENFYEYLNYLKEHSEGKNLPQGYVATSTFWLIDREEVVGVVRVRHQEVDTAGHIGYDISPDYRNKGYGFQILKLALKKAAKIGIKDAIVTCNIENIASKKIIEKNNGKFLETIFDEEEDEHLYKYSINLTSSL
- a CDS encoding PHP domain-containing protein encodes the protein MFTRGDFHIHTTASDGYLNPRQVVMFAKSRGIDTIAISDHNSIDGIYEASEAGKEFGVSVIPAIELSTRFDDESIHVLGYFKDDRYNSLDFHRILRLVKAREAYKVTGILDCYRKHHANKHLSTVDGIFLLKTCGASVVLAHPVRISEKNLPWLLNMPFDGIEAKYSRSTDYQIRSFISVATEKFSYYTAGSDFHTNEPSDRKHSLIGEPFLDSTEIQKFLEKSEALVLGNTSDY